Genomic window (Zerene cesonia ecotype Mississippi chromosome 5, Zerene_cesonia_1.1, whole genome shotgun sequence):
ATGAGATATAGAAAATTGTCGTCATTTAGTCAGCCTCTGAGGACTGTCTGTGACCATTTTTCTAATACGGAACATAAATAGTCAAAGGGATTTTAACGGTTAATAATTGCAATATGACTAAAGCTAATCCACCGTTGCAGACTGAAGCACGAAGCGGGCGTGGAGCTGGTGCGGGCGCGCGAGCTGCTCAGCATACAGAGCGACACCATCCACCAGCTCGAGGACAGGCTGGCGCACGCGGTGAGTCACATACTTTTCACTTCTAGGACTTGGGATTTAGATGTTTCTGACCGTGAATTAATATTCTTAGAGAGATGGGTGTCTAAACATTCGCATCTATTATGGTTGGTTTAATTTATCATCGAGGTATAGCGTGAACCGAACAAGCCTCTAAGGTTTTGACGCGCTCGCCGACGACAAAGAGCAAGCGGTGAGATATTTGtgctcatttattattataattatttattgacaattaTTTCTTCTAGTAGATTATCGGAAACAAAGATGGACTATTTGTAGGAACGTCGGTAGTTCATGTATTAATTCcattaatatgatttaaagtttaaaagcaTAAAAGAAAGTAAGGTCACGTGGCAAATCTCTATTTACATACTCAAACCATgagctttttttattgtaaaatgtacatGTAGATAAAAAcgtcataataatttttttttttagtcatATTTGGTTAATGGTAGTTAGAGTTTTTATACAAGTCTTTGaatgtttcaataataaacttaaattgttcacattatttttgtttaatttgttaggtatattttcattcggtttaatataaaacgagAGCCTGGTCGAAATTGTAAAAAGCCCtgacaataaaactaaaacattagCACTACAACCAATCTTCTCAATTTTATGTCAAATGTGGTGCCTGCAGTGGACTCTGGCATTCAAGTTGATGTCGCCTACTTTGATTTTAGGAAAGCATTTGATACTGTAGATAATGATATTCTTTTCNNNNNNNNNNNNNNNNNNNNNNNNNNNNNNNNNNNNNNNNNNNNNNNNNNNNNNNNNNNNNNNNNNNNNNNNNNNNNNNNNNNNNNNNNNNNNNNNNNNNNNNNNNNNNNNNNNNNNNNNNNNNNNNNNNNNNNNNNNNNNNNNNNNNNNNNNNNNNNNNNNNNNNNNNNNNNNNNNNNNNNNNNNNNNNNNNNNNNNNNNNNNNNNNNNNNNNNNNNNNNNNNNNNNNNNNNNNNNNNNNNNNNNNNNNNNNNNNNNNNNNNNNNNNNNNNNNNNNNNNNNNNNNNNNNNNNNNNNNNNNNNNNNNNNNNNNNNNNNNNNNNNNNNNNNNNNNNNNNNNNNNNNNNNNNNNNNNNNNNNNNNNNNNNNNNNNNNNNNNNNNNNNNNNNNNNNNNNNNNNNNNNNNNNNNNNNNNNNNNNNNNNNNNNNNNNNNNNNNNNNNNNNNNNNNNNNNNNNNNNNNNNNNNNNNNNNNNNNNNNNNNNNNNNNNNNNNNNNNNNNNNNNNNNNNNNNNNNNNNNNNNNNNNNNNNNNNNNNNNNNNNNNNNNNNNNNNNNNNNNNNNNNNNNNNNNNNNNNNNNNNNNNNNNNNNNNNNNNNNNNNNNNNNNNNNNNNNNNNNNNNNNNNNNNNNNNNNNNNNNNNNNNNNNNNNNNNNNNNNNNNNNNNNNNNNNNNNNNNNNNNNNNNNNNNNNNNNNNNNNNNNNNNNNNNNNNNNNNNNNNNNNNNNNNNNNNNNNNNNNNNNNNNNNNNNNNNNNNNNNNNNNNNNNNNNNNNNNNNNNNNNNNNNNNNNNNNNNNNNNNNNNNNNNNNNNNNNNNNNNNNNNNNNNNNNNNNNNNNNNNNNNNNNNNNNNNNNNNNNNNNNNNNNNNNNNNNNNNNNNNNNNNNNNNNNNNNNNNNNNNNNNNNNNNNNNNNNNNNNNNNNNNNNNNNNNNNNNNNNNNNNNNNNNNNNNNNNNNNNNNNNNNNNNNNNNNNNNNNNNNNNNNNNNNNNNNNNNNNNNGTAAGTTCTATTtggtgtgaataaataaataaataaaataaaataaaaattagaaattcacatttattacaaaaaaaaataataaataaacaaataaataaagtacaataaaaaaccACAAAAAAATTGACATCAACACCTGAAACTAGAACTGGTTTTGTGCATCTCGTGTATGTAATCGGTTATCTTGGGCACATCGTGCGCGCTTCTGTCGGGCGCGTCGGCGCACGCGTCGGCCGCCAGCGGCTCCACCGCCCACAGCGCCGCCGCGTGCAGCGCGCACAGCGCGCAGTACACGCTGTACAGCGCGCCCGTCGCGCACGCCAGCCCCACCGGCCCGCCCCACCACACGCGGCTCGCCTCGCTCTCGCTCCGCCAGCTCTCGACGGTCCATGTGCGGAGATATATGCACAGCTTACTGTAACCGGGAACCGTTATTTTTGATTGGGTTGATATAAAAGTGATAGGTTAATTCTTTATCTactgttaatatataatctactgttatatataatagttataatctATAGCATCGTTGATAGTAATATACTTGTCTTACGTATATGTTGCAATCGGCGAAAATCagattaagataaaaattggATCAAAGACGGGTATAGGAGATAGTCTCGTAACGTAGACTATTCGTATAGATTACGAGTCTTCTCCAATCAAAAtggtaaatattcaaaacaaataatcataGGCAGATCTTGTGTTTAAATATGGTTGAGGAAGGATTAAAACGTATAGATGGGGGTGGGATTTAAGCAAGGTTTAAAGTAGGATAGAAGCGGTGGGCACGTTACCGCACGTTGGGCAGCGCGCGCTCGAGCAGGGCGACGAGCGCGTGCAGCGCGTGCGACAGCAGCAGCACCACCACCCACACGCACACCAGGTACGGCGGCCAGCGCAGGCTGCCCATCGCCGCTGCGGTGCAATGGGATATGGAGGACATGAGTAGGGACAGGGGGAGGGGAgtgaataaaatagaatttcgGAATAgaacgtttaaaaatacttaaagcacaatttaattgtaacatttGATTGCAAAGGTATACGTTATAGTTTTACGTTCCCCAATATTGTGACTGTTTCCTAACTCCACGAACATCAGTAAGGTTACCTTGTAACAGCGCTCGATTAGCGTCTATCGNNNNNNNNNNTATAGTTTTACGTTCCCCAATATTGTGACTGCTTCGTAACGCAACGAACATCAGTAAAGTTACCTTGTAACAGCGCTCGATTAGCGTCTATCGAATCAGGCTCGTTGCGCTGCGACAGCGGCGGCGCGTCCGCGGCGAGCGCGCGGCGGCGCAGCGCGTGCTCCGacacgcgcgcgcgcgccTCCGCCGGCTGCGGCCTGTCCGTGCGCGACGTCTGACGAGTTAGCgactttgtttatattcaagGAGATTTTATGAGGGAAACAAATTTGGGTGCACACTTCATATcgtacaaaaaacaaacaacttgaaaaaaatgaataataataaatgtctgATTGCTTATATTGGAATTGTTCACGTCTTAAAGATAAtagaaattttctttaacatcTAACCAATGGATATCataaatgcttataaaatataaatattaaaatatctgttCCCCAATGCTTCTTGTATTAGCAAATACCGTTGGTGATATCTTCCCGAAAGAAGCCGACATCTTCTTGTCCTTCTCTTTCTCGTCTTTACTCTCCTCCTTCACGTTGAGCTCCGTCTTGGTCACCGATGGGTGGTCGCCGCACATTCTGTGCAATTTCAACTGCCTATAGTTCAGATTTTGTTaaaccaattaaaatattctgaatCAAACTTTCAATTCAGTGTAAGATTGTTTAAGATCCAAAATTGGGTATCACACAACTAATTaagattcaaaattttaataatacatacaaaggaaattaatatatcGGGACGTGTTGTAAGGTTGTCCTAAgcaacttataatttttaattacattgttaGGTATAATTCACacctgaataaataatatcttacaTCATGTCCGGTATTCTTGGCGTTTCCGTTTTAGACGGCTCCATATTTTCcactgataatattaaatatatgctttcattataatactgcggaattttagtataaaaatcgGTAGAAAAACGTCAATACGCGTACATAATCTTGTAAAACTGTCAATTCATGTGACGGTCCGTCGACTGTGACAAGCGAGTTTTCTTTTTtcgaattttttgaaatacgGTGATAccaagttttatatataaactctTTATGCGGTCCTGACAATAAAAAACTGCATACatctaatatttacatttatacttataatataatattctgatTGATGAACTGTATAtgtaatgcatttattaaaatactaactgcggcccgcggtttcacccgcgtaagtccgtatcccgtaggaatatcgggataaaaagttgcctatatgttattccagttgtccagctgtctacgtgccaaatttcattgcaatcggttcagcagtttttgcaacaaacacacacatatccttacaaactttcgcatttacaatattagtaggatgtaatgccaattttgttttatctttataatgttGCTGATCTACTTGTTCTCACATGAGTACCGATCGGCCAATACAATAACGAGCGAAAACAAATCTGACTCTGGTGTCCCTGGCGCAGATCCGCTACCTGCAGGGGCGGTGCCTGCGGCTGGAGAGCTGGCGCAAGGCGCTGGTGTGGCAGAAGCACTACTTGCAGCGCGTGCTCGCCGGCTACCGCGAGGCCGAGCGCCGCCTTCTGCCCGCGCCGCCGCAGCCCCCGCTCTCGGGCCGGCACCGCTTCCGGTGCGTGCCCACACCCCACACCCACACACCCCACTCCCCACTCCCCACACCCTACTACGAAAATACCACAATCATTAGTTTGTACTTGAAGATTAATActgtttatgtaatttattgatgACCGTCATGACAGCTTGTGTGTTTTAAACGCTATATTCTCCATCACGTAGATGCATAGTGAACGTGGTGCGCACAGTGATCCGCATGGGCTATCTCGTGCGGCGCAGGCAGCAAGTGCGCGCTTCCGCCGCCGCGTGCCTGCTCCCGGGCACGCCGGCCAGTCAGCGCGACCCGCTCGGCACGCCGGCCGACCGGCGCGAGGCGTGCGGCGCGCCCGGGCGGCGCGAGCAGCGGGAGCAGCTCACGCCGCTCGCGCGAGGGCTGACGCCGGCCACTCCGCAGGCGAGCACGCCGCTGCCGCGCGCGCCGGCCCGGCTGGGCAGCACGCTGGCGCGGCGCCTGCTGAAGCAGGACCCCGCGGTCACCCTGCCGCCCGACTATCGTGCGTTGTTTACTTATTCTCTTTTGATTTGTTCGTGTGGTTTCGTTCTATAAGTCctgatatgttttttttctatcttcaattttattaattttaatatattttatttacgaaataaaattgattattaacATGTGTTTggtaatcttaataaaatcaacTATCTAactcttataaaaaatttccaGTGGACGACAGTCACCGCTCGCCGTACAGCAGTTCCCCGCGTGAGCAAAGGTTTATTCTAAGGTAATCattctatattcaaatttttctaaatcATACACTGTACCGTGTGTGATGATGtgtatatatcttataacCAATAACAACACGTTGTTGCAGTTCGCCGCGCGGCGAGGCGGCGTCAGCATACCTCAGCAAGCTGGAAGCGGTGAGCCGCTGCCTCGGCCGGACTCTCGACGACAAAGACAATCCTTGACCACGCGTTCACTAGTGGCGGAACTGTGGAACCCTGTGGAACTTTCCCCACCGCTCGGCACACAGCCGAGCGTGGAACCTTCACCAGTGAGCCTTATTACCTCCGTGGAACTTTTACCGACTGTGCTGTTAGATATTGCAATTTGATCAAATCAGGTTCTTTACATTAGTGGATTTTTACACACTTACAGCGTACTGCGGTTTTCACGCTAGGTGCAAAATTTGTAATCTTTTCTAAAGCACGTGTTGTGGAACGTTTCCCACACGAAACTCAGGCTGTGGAATGTTCCACACTAACGTAGTGGAACTCTTTGCACTGATAGGATCCATGGGCACTTTTAAACGGTGCTCTACAGTGCCACGACACTTGATAATAATGTATCTGTATATGGAAGAGAAGTGGAACATCACACCCATCGAATGATTGcaaagattttttgtttatttaatgtattatttagtttatttctcTATTCTATATGAAGTGATCGTTTGTGACGCACTCACGGTGCTAATGTAAATTACAATGGGTACTATTTTTAATCTCGGTTTATTCGATCTGAATGATGTCTAACGCATTTCCTCACAAATTAGTGTAAGTATTAGATTAGTGCCAAAACGTATTAGCTATTATTGtgttacttaatttattttattttaagtcgGTTATCTCTCCGCCTATGTGTGTTAGACGTCCGTTGCCTTATAGTCTAAGAGCTGGCCGGCTCGTGGATGTAGTACGAGAGATTGTTGGTTTTTTTCTAAGACGATTAGTGAGTAGATGTAtcattgtatgaaaaattgttCGAGCATAATAGTAATATGTATAGATAGTAGGTACGTGTGTAGTGATGGCCAGCTTCCATActtttgatatgatttttttgataatttattgaatactttTGACATTGAAATTGGTAAATTAGACAACATGTACAATATATTGatactttgtttatatttaatttaaactaggTTTAAACCATTGTCTAAGCACAAACCTTGCCATAATTGTTTTGATGTTTGAAGAGTTGTTCTAGACCACTTATagcttgaatatttttaaaatttgaagagatgactttcgtatttaatttcgccgataaatataaatgttctaagagtatatatatatatatacatattgtgtATTAGGTTTGGCTCtttgaatgatttattaattaaaaagatgtAGCAATTGACAACAACGAAATTTTtcgaagaaaaaaatttacgttcctccttattattatttggaattgtgtttttttattataattaattcaggCGATAGGTGGTCAGTTACTCGCATAGTTTTAGACACGGACGCACGAAAGTACAAGTTAGGTTAAGTTAGCTAAGTCCGACCGATTCCGACCGATGCATTCTCGAACGTTCCACGATATcgagattatatttttattcattcatccaGAGTACAAttcgaataattaatataactttctgtctattttttgtaatttaatattttcttaatttttagtgtTAAGTTAGTTGAATTCTGACTCTGCCATAACTTTCCTAACAATAGACAATAGTAGAGTAAGCCAAAGCGAAAAGTATTACAGAATTATATAACAGTTTTAGTGTTTCCTGAATGAATATTGTTGtctctttatataaattttgttgatCAAAATGACGTCTTGAACATGTACGCACAGTTtgagttattttatgtaaaacccCTGAAAATCATGATTGATCATCCACCGTTTGTACAATCTACACTCAACGTGACCAAAGATAGCATTAGAATTAaggttaatttaaacaaacacagCCCAACGACAACTTCAAGCAATTTATTTCGAAATCTGACATCTGTCTAGTCACAGTTTCATCGTGCCATAACGCTGACTTCTCGTTGAACATGTTctaaaatggaataaataaaatgatattttgtaaaagctcgttttatttcttcaaGCTGCAGCGGCAGGACTCTGTCTTGCACGGGACTATTTGCGGCAAGGAGCTCTGGGGACAAACATCATGATGTGCTTTAATCGTTCATTGATGCATACGGGAATTTGGACCTCTGAAAAAGTTggttaaataatcaaaaaattcaaatcagAGAACCTCTCTTGCTTCTTTCTGATTTGAGAATTGAGGGAGAGATTCTCACTGAGATCGgctacattttaaaatgaaagttaTTCAGGATTAATTCCTCGCTAcgataaattttctatatgcTCATGGAAAATGCAGAATTAAGTTTCGTTCACAAAACAACATACATTCCGATAAAGTTCCTAActactatttattactagaTAGAATCCaaactatttcaaatttatgttaGTAAGAAAatgttcttatattatatattctaatacTGACCATCGTTATCAATTACTAGAGGTttgcctcggcttcgcccgtagtacatatatagccttcgtcaataaatgggctatctaacactgaaagaattttttcaaatcggaccagtagttcctgtgattattgcgttcaaataaataaacaaactctagctttatagtattagtataggtACCagttaaacatattaatactataatttgtGTAAACTCCAGcagctaataatataacagtaagACTTGGTAAGTACCTTCTTCCTCTGCAACCCGTTAGCTGGCGCTGCTCTCTTGTAGTCCTCCGCCGCTGACGCACCTTTTGGGTTCACGTTAGACGATCCTGGCGCAGCCTGTTGTTAAAAGAAACACTTTTTAACTCTGCTTTTCAACGgtaattcatttcattacatGACATTTTGGaagttttgttaatatttattgaaataaataaccttgtgacgatttttaatatagccgTTTCGCTCGTACTTTGcgatgatataattatattataaagtgtattttaaaatcaccAACAGGCAATTGATCAGGACTACACAGTTGTATTGCCATACTTGTCTTAAAGATTGAATTATCAGGTTTATATATTAGCATTTACGCAAcattattactaaaaaaagGAACAAGCATGCtgttagtattaaaattttgaaatgcaTAAGGCTTTCACTTCGAAAAGACAGCATCACCATTCGTACCACCTGGGCTGACTCACTTGTATATCATATATGCAATGTATCCCtcatataagaaaataacatttgcAAATTTCGGCCCAAACTTATGTAAGTGTTGCCAACACTTAGCCACACTTAGACTTACATAACACACAAGTACCAATATCAGGTTACTCACAGCAGCGGGCTGCAAGCCGTCCCGGCGGGCCGGCGCGGCGGCTGCGGGCTCGCCCTCGGgctgcggcggcggcgggTACTCGTAGCCCGCGTCGGGGCGCGACAGGTCGCGCGGCGCGTACCCGCCGCTGTGCTCCTGCAGCGACGCCGGCAGCTGCGGCATCGGGTACAGCCGGTACTGCTTGCAGTAGCGCTGCGGGGAACGCGTTACCGTTACACAGAGTATGCTTCATATGGAGAAAAAATCTatgcaaacaaatatattgcctctttctcttttttataaaagaagaataacactaaatgtttaaattttatatctaccGCCTATCTGGTTCCCTTAATCTAATGATTCGAGATTTCTATTACGATTCGGGATTCTTTTCGATACCTTCCACCTTACACTCTACTACGGCAAcagtaaaatacatacatatttttaaaactttagtttattttattgactcTACATAGAGGAAACTtagcttatttaaaatttacgttttattcgtaaataaaccttaaaaaaaacaaaatcgcaAAAAGTCCAATAAGCAGAaaggattaattaaattaataataaaaaaacatgccGCTGATCACTGCAACAAAATGAATCGGCACAATAAGTCCTAAAGACTCCAGTGTACATACATCGATCGCCTTGTGCAGCGCGTGCGTGGGCCGCTGGTGCGCGCGCGCCTCGTCGAGCAGGCGCGCCGCGTGCGTCAGCAGCTTGTTGTCGGCGTCGCGCAGCTTGCTCTCCGCCAGCGAGCCGTAGAAGTGGCGCGTCTCCGCGCGCTCGCGAGCCTCGCGCTCGTCGCGCTCTCTCTGTTTtagttcaatattatttattattatgtattaagacGATATGATGCACGTTCGTAGTATGCCTTACCCAGAGTTTGAGAATGTCTTCACGATACTGTTTAATCTTCTTCTCTTTCTCCAGACGCAAATTTTCCTGGAAATCTTGATATAACTCCGCATTTTTGAATCTGTCAATAAGATGATCAAATTTTAACAGCACTTTTAATGGTAAATAGTTTGGTTGGTAAAATTTAGTGTATCTTTATAGTGACCTATTCATGATCTCCCACTGTCGCATGGTGTTGAACTCATGCAGGCGCCGCTCCTCGTCACGCAGGAACTGGTTCCTGACCTCGATACGCTCCTGTTTGAACTTCTCGCGTTTGTTAGCGTCCGCTTGACGACGCGCTTCAGCACTATAGTACAGAATAGAATAGACTAGAATAATATCGAAAAccattttagaaaatttcaaatttgaatattataaataattacgcaGCCTCCTTCTCTTTGACAGCTTTCTGTAAGTTCTCCTGCTCTTTCGCCTCTCGAGCAGCGTCTCCGCTCTCCAGCTTTTGACTTATTTTTTCAAGAACCCGCAACTTTTCCTCTTTCAcctaaaatatgatattttattattttgtctgTCGTTTTCCGGTTTTGCTTGATCACCTATCATTATGTTGAGGTTAGGTTGGTCTAAAATTCGTTATAAagaggtaaaaaaatatataatccgATAAGGAGCATCTTTTACGTTTCTGAGCGATTTCAACTTGAATCTTTAACAATAGTGACGAGCAGCAGTGTTTACATTACTTTCcattaaacaataatgatCGCTTTACGAACAAAATCATGTCGAAACCTGTCGCGACATAAATCACATACTATGAGATTAACAATCATTTTTGTTACATTGATTACACTTTATACAAAGGTTTTGGGTTGACGAAATTCGTTAATTAGAGGTACTTATACTTAACTTAGTAACATAACTTTTTGATAGTTAAAAAATTCGTTATAAAGAGGTTGTTCACAAAAAATGTTCGAAATGTAAAggtatattttacattgacTCTTATAGAAAATTCAAGGGGCTTACGAAGAATTTGTTAAATCGAAAAAATCGTTATATTGAGATACGTTATATTAAGGTTGCGCTGTATATAGGTacacattacattataattatatatttatttttaatgttgctgttacttgtttattcattttttgttgtttctttgtttttcttttaatgtgtACGTATTTTTATGGTGTAATAAaccatagtattttcttgtgtttggtttcacgcgagtattatacatttagatattaaaaacttttcaacggattttaaacgcgatttgttcattatattattaacccgacgtttcgaacactttacagtgagtctccccgtgaccacgctcgctgtaaagtgttcgaaacgtcgggttaataatataatgaataaatcgcgtttataatccgttgaagtttttaatttctaagtgtAATAAACCATTTTTCATTCTTTCATTCAAAATCGTGTTAAAAAGGTGCCTATATATACCCATCCAATGGTTATAACGATTAAGGCCTTACGTAGGAAACGGTTAAATCAACTAACATCGCTCTCGGTCTGCTTGCGGCGGCGCTCGACCCGCGCCCGGGAGCGCTGCAGCACGTCGATGAGGCGGTCGTCCATGCGGTCCCGCGCGGCGACCTCGCGCCGCCGCTGCGCCGCCTCGCCGCGCGATCGCTCCATGTCCGACCAGATGCGCGCCTTCTCCGCTGCTTTCTGCCATCATAACGTACGATTCACCATATATTTTCCTTCTTTGTAATGTTTGTGCCTATATCTATGTCTATGTCAATGCGGTTGTACCAGAAGCAGgaagaatacattttttttttcattcgagtgtttatttatctaactgcatatttttatttatttatctaactgtaatatttatctaacTGCTCATTCCAACATTTTTACTTgccatttatttgtaaaactgCTTTCGTAGTTTTAGCACTGTACCGAGATGGTAGTATGTAACCggctaattattttttaatactgttCTACCATCGTTCAACATCTGCcgataattgaaattatatcgaTGATATCGATATATTGAAACTTACAGTTAATATCCCTacaaacagtaaataaaagaCCTATACACCCAAATCTacattcattcaatttaagttaaataaataatttcgagAATATtggaacaattttattgtgagATAAACAGTTAACCAGTCATATCCTACCAGGGCATATGATCTTTCAAAGACTTCACACGAACATTTGACAATACGTACTTCTCATTAGGCATCGGAATACATTCGAGTTATTTATgccaattcaatatttaatctagACAGAAACAAAATAACTCACGAAGTCCTCTTCAAACTTCCTTAATTCCTCCATCTGCTCATCAGCTTTTATATTGTCAATCTTCTGCAGATCCAATTCAGTTTCATACTCGATCCGGT
Coding sequences:
- the LOC119840229 gene encoding trichohyalin-like — protein: MTKDEWSRITRWTDTNREDPEVTRRREYVRYLDQASREMTKNWPNSLENVNKRNEELRRERIEAAEAANSKFYQQYLKRKREEQRELMYSARETVFKNKDAPKLLLSAHEVAERNRIEYETELDLQKIDNIKADEQMEELRKFEEDFKAAEKARIWSDMERSRGEAAQRRREVAARDRMDDRLIDVLQRSRARVERRRKQTESDVKEEKLRVLEKISQKLESGDAAREAKEQENLQKAVKEKEAAAEARRQADANKREKFKQERIEVRNQFLRDEERRLHEFNTMRQWEIMNRFKNAELYQDFQENLRLEKEKKIKQYREDILKLWRERDEREARERAETRHFYGSLAESKLRDADNKLLTHAARLLDEARAHQRPTHALHKAIDRYCKQYRLYPMPQLPASLQEHSGGYAPRDLSRPDAGYEYPPPPQPEGEPAAAAPARRDGLQPAAVSNLILAAPGSSNVNPKGASAAEDYKRAAPANGLQRKKSSLPQIVPCKTESCRCSLKK